From the uncultured Fretibacterium sp. genome, one window contains:
- a CDS encoding DUF6056 family protein, producing the protein MEKSFGKQDIVLILLGALYILLFCCIGFYARPSADDYNFFEAVSGLDFIDVQKLYYCQWTGRVFNTFLLSLAASLDAGSFYGLLSPVTVLLSVMALYFCLGALVPGLSVRDKTVAALLLQAATLSVLPSLNETLYWLCGMPYTWATAFALFALALAVKAFRENDIGPAFWSCSVLLFLNGTLLEPISVMQILLAFLAALYFLYLGEAAKARRAVIFLFASLLAFLVILLAPGTAIRMGGITAVAFLPRFFRTLGVAAVFGSLTVVKFFTNPIVYVFLLFLPSITRNVPPLDEGVAHRLRAWHIGLITVLTAPLMQAIAGWGMGAGLPVRAESLTLWLMGTAWFLLWSFGYRREKTLECIRALRLFRWRWVLLSLCLLLSPNFIALIEDLRIAPVYRAELKLREELLTRQRERGRMDVVVPLLTARPKLLFFTDLRPWPSDWKNQSYAKYHGLKAVSALPSQLILQGGAAPDVRQETLGGLERLADTGDVRLQFLMGEMYDTTFAPMDGVEKNDGKAAVWYARAAEQGDAHARRRLTRLYATGSGVPRNYLKAIYWLARSQFY; encoded by the coding sequence ATGGAAAAATCTTTCGGAAAACAGGATATCGTTCTCATCCTGTTGGGGGCTTTATATATTCTTCTCTTCTGCTGTATCGGCTTCTATGCCCGCCCATCCGCTGACGATTATAACTTTTTTGAGGCTGTCTCGGGCTTAGACTTTATCGACGTGCAGAAATTGTATTACTGCCAATGGACGGGGAGGGTGTTCAACACCTTTTTGCTCTCTCTTGCGGCGTCCCTGGATGCGGGCTCTTTCTATGGACTCCTGTCTCCGGTGACGGTCCTGCTGTCCGTCATGGCCCTCTACTTCTGCCTGGGGGCCCTTGTCCCGGGGCTTTCCGTTCGTGACAAAACGGTTGCCGCACTTCTGCTGCAGGCTGCAACGCTGTCTGTCCTTCCCTCTCTGAACGAGACTCTTTATTGGTTGTGCGGTATGCCCTATACCTGGGCGACGGCCTTCGCCCTTTTTGCCCTTGCACTGGCGGTAAAGGCGTTTCGTGAAAACGATATCGGTCCGGCATTCTGGAGTTGTTCCGTCCTGCTGTTTTTGAATGGGACGCTGCTGGAACCCATCAGCGTGATGCAGATCCTTCTGGCCTTCCTGGCAGCCCTTTATTTTCTTTATCTGGGTGAGGCCGCGAAGGCGAGGCGGGCTGTCATTTTTCTGTTTGCCTCTCTCCTGGCTTTTCTCGTGATCCTACTGGCGCCGGGAACTGCAATCCGTATGGGGGGAATAACAGCGGTCGCCTTTTTGCCGAGGTTTTTCAGAACCCTGGGGGTCGCGGCGGTCTTCGGTTCCTTGACTGTCGTCAAGTTCTTCACGAATCCGATCGTGTACGTCTTTCTGCTCTTCCTGCCCTCGATAACCCGAAACGTTCCGCCGCTCGACGAGGGGGTCGCTCATCGTCTCAGAGCGTGGCATATCGGGCTGATTACGGTTTTGACTGCGCCGCTGATGCAGGCTATAGCCGGGTGGGGGATGGGTGCCGGGCTTCCCGTACGGGCGGAAAGCCTGACGCTCTGGCTGATGGGGACCGCCTGGTTTTTACTCTGGTCCTTTGGCTATAGGCGGGAAAAGACGCTCGAGTGCATACGCGCTTTGCGGCTTTTCAGATGGCGTTGGGTTCTGTTGAGTTTATGCCTGCTTCTGAGCCCCAATTTTATTGCTCTGATCGAGGATCTGAGGATTGCGCCTGTCTACCGGGCCGAGTTGAAGCTGCGTGAGGAGCTGCTGACACGTCAGAGGGAGAGAGGGCGAATGGATGTCGTCGTCCCGCTGCTGACGGCCAGGCCAAAGCTGTTGTTTTTCACGGATTTGCGGCCCTGGCCATCGGATTGGAAGAATCAATCCTACGCAAAATATCATGGGTTGAAGGCCGTCAGCGCCTTGCCCTCGCAGCTCATTCTACAGGGGGGCGCCGCGCCGGATGTGCGGCAGGAAACGTTGGGCGGCCTCGAGAGGCTGGCTGATACCGGGGATGTTCGGCTTCAGTTTTTGATGGGGGAAATGTATGATACGACATTTGCCCCAATGGATGGAGTTGAGAAGAACGACGGCAAGGCTGCCGTGTGGTATGCCAGGGCCGCGGAGCAGGGGGACGCTCATGCACGGCGCCGCTTGACCCGACTCTATGCCACGGGCAGCGGGGTTCCGAGAAATTACCTCAAAGCCATTTATTGGCTTGCCCGCTCTCAGTTTTATTAG
- a CDS encoding aminotransferase class IV — MELCHIDGRFVPPAEAVLPVSDLIIQRGVGVFETVGTYERRPLMLTPHLERLLAGAECLRIRPALSLGEMRDVVKEGIARLDAELQVKVYLTGGDVFDEERGFVSPRFFVVFERLDLPSPRLYETGVALQPVDGGRENPKVKSVDYRAAYALPSGAFEVLYCPGGEITEAGHSSFFLVRDGALITAPLSRVLGGTTRRAILELASGSGIPVEERCPTLSELALADEAFITGSVKKVLPVVRVGDRTVGTGRPGLMTLRLSRLYLDHIRKWLE; from the coding sequence ATGGAACTGTGTCATATCGATGGGCGTTTTGTCCCTCCGGCAGAGGCGGTTCTGCCCGTCAGCGACCTGATAATCCAACGGGGCGTCGGGGTCTTCGAGACGGTCGGGACTTACGAGAGGAGGCCCCTGATGCTGACACCCCATCTGGAGCGCCTCCTGGCCGGGGCGGAATGTCTGCGGATTCGTCCGGCGCTCTCCCTCGGTGAGATGCGGGATGTCGTGAAGGAGGGAATCGCCCGCCTGGACGCGGAGCTCCAGGTCAAGGTCTACCTCACCGGAGGGGATGTCTTCGATGAGGAAAGGGGGTTCGTGTCCCCGCGTTTCTTTGTCGTCTTCGAGCGGCTGGACCTTCCGTCCCCCCGGCTCTACGAGACGGGCGTAGCTCTCCAGCCCGTGGACGGAGGCCGCGAGAATCCCAAGGTCAAGAGCGTCGACTACCGGGCGGCCTATGCCCTCCCCTCGGGCGCCTTCGAGGTGCTCTACTGCCCAGGGGGGGAGATCACCGAGGCGGGGCACAGCTCGTTCTTCCTTGTCCGGGACGGGGCGTTGATCACGGCCCCGCTGTCCCGCGTCCTGGGTGGGACCACGCGCAGGGCGATCCTGGAGCTCGCGAGCGGTTCCGGCATACCGGTGGAGGAGCGCTGCCCGACGTTGTCGGAACTGGCCCTGGCCGACGAGGCATTCATCACGGGGAGCGTCAAGAAGGTGCTGCCCGTCGTGAGGGTCGGGGATCGGACGGTCGGGACCGGCAGGCCGGGCCTCATGACGCTGCGCCTGTCGAGGCTTTACCTGGACCATATCCGGAAGTGGCTGGAATAA
- the buk gene encoding butyrate kinase — protein MAFSVLTINPGSTSTKLARFEDESCVWQDVLRHTAEELAPFGAVSEQLDFRLGLVRSALATHDGGAVRLDAVVGRGGIIDPLPGGTYRVDPVLVDRLRLGRPWDHPSNLGGVLAFALADPLGIPAFIVDPVCVDEMAPEAKITGLPGLPKPSLLHALNVKAMVRRAAHDLGKPWNELNCVVVHLGGGVSVVAHRRGRAVDVNSANEWGPFSLDRAGGLPVGEFVRLCFSGQYSEGDIRRKLTSGSGLRAYIGTSDMLEVNRRIQAGDDKAALYRRAMIWQIAKEVGAQAVSVGEPVDAVILTGGIAHDAGFVRLLLERVQWIAPCLVYPGEDELLALAQGALRVLRGEEPARDYASSVLRQ, from the coding sequence ATGGCGTTTTCCGTTTTGACGATCAACCCCGGCTCCACCAGCACCAAACTGGCCCGCTTCGAGGACGAGTCGTGCGTGTGGCAGGATGTCCTTCGCCATACGGCGGAGGAGCTTGCGCCGTTCGGCGCGGTCTCGGAACAGCTCGATTTTCGCCTTGGGCTCGTCCGGTCGGCCCTCGCGACGCACGACGGCGGAGCGGTCCGACTGGACGCCGTCGTCGGGCGCGGCGGGATCATCGACCCCCTGCCCGGGGGAACGTATCGCGTCGATCCGGTGCTGGTGGATCGGCTCAGGCTGGGCAGGCCATGGGATCATCCCTCGAACCTCGGGGGGGTCCTCGCCTTTGCTCTGGCGGACCCCCTGGGGATCCCCGCCTTTATCGTCGATCCCGTGTGTGTGGACGAGATGGCACCGGAGGCGAAGATCACGGGGCTTCCCGGGCTGCCCAAGCCTTCCCTGCTGCACGCGCTCAACGTCAAGGCGATGGTCCGGCGTGCGGCGCACGACCTCGGAAAACCTTGGAACGAGCTCAACTGCGTCGTCGTCCACCTGGGGGGCGGCGTCAGTGTCGTCGCTCACAGGCGGGGACGCGCCGTCGATGTGAACAGCGCCAACGAGTGGGGTCCCTTCTCGCTGGACAGGGCCGGTGGGCTGCCGGTCGGGGAGTTTGTGCGCCTCTGCTTCAGCGGGCAGTACAGCGAGGGGGATATCCGGCGGAAGTTGACCTCCGGCAGCGGGCTTCGTGCCTATATCGGGACGAGCGATATGCTGGAGGTCAACCGGCGTATCCAGGCCGGGGACGATAAGGCCGCGCTTTATCGCCGGGCCATGATCTGGCAGATTGCCAAGGAGGTTGGGGCCCAGGCCGTCTCGGTCGGGGAGCCCGTCGATGCCGTCATCCTCACCGGGGGGATCGCCCACGATGCGGGGTTCGTCCGCCTCCTCCTGGAGCGGGTGCAGTGGATCGCGCCCTGCCTGGTGTATCCTGGGGAGGACGAGCTTCTGGCTCTGGCGCAGGGGGCCCTGCGCGTGCTAAGGGGCGAGGAGCCGGCGCGGGACTATGCCTCGAGCGTCCTGCGTCAATAA
- a CDS encoding bifunctional enoyl-CoA hydratase/phosphate acetyltransferase, which produces MDQIRSLSQMIEEARKLCASKGKKRVSVAMAEDAGLISAIEEARRTGLVEATLVGNVEKVKACIAEAGASEKDYTIIDERNEAKCGLVAVTEVSSKRADIYMKGQLHTDHFLRAMLNKEVGLRSGKVISHCYFHQVEGFDRILFVSDAAFNPYPDLKQKADILRNTVSFARALGVECPKVACLAAVEMVNPDMPCTLDACALVQMNQRGQIKNCIVDGPLALDNAINEEAAKIKKINSPVAGRADILLVPHIDAGNMMAKAIVYFSKNETAGIIVGAAAPIILTSRADSPRAKMLSIAAAVMMAHHAG; this is translated from the coding sequence ATGGACCAGATTCGTTCGCTGTCCCAGATGATTGAGGAGGCCAGGAAACTTTGCGCGAGCAAGGGGAAAAAGCGTGTTTCCGTCGCGATGGCCGAGGATGCGGGGCTGATCTCCGCCATCGAGGAGGCCCGAAGGACGGGGCTCGTCGAGGCGACCCTCGTGGGCAATGTGGAGAAGGTCAAGGCCTGCATCGCCGAGGCGGGGGCGTCGGAGAAGGACTACACGATCATCGATGAGAGGAACGAGGCCAAGTGCGGGCTCGTCGCAGTGACCGAGGTCTCCTCGAAGCGCGCCGACATCTACATGAAGGGACAGCTGCACACGGACCACTTCCTGCGCGCGATGCTGAACAAGGAGGTCGGGCTGCGCAGCGGCAAGGTCATCTCCCACTGCTACTTCCACCAGGTCGAGGGCTTCGACCGCATCCTCTTCGTCTCCGACGCCGCGTTCAACCCCTATCCCGACCTGAAGCAGAAGGCCGACATCCTGAGGAACACCGTCAGCTTCGCCCGTGCCCTGGGAGTGGAGTGCCCCAAGGTGGCCTGTCTGGCGGCCGTCGAGATGGTCAACCCCGACATGCCCTGTACTCTGGACGCCTGCGCGCTGGTCCAGATGAATCAGCGCGGACAGATCAAGAACTGCATCGTGGACGGCCCCTTGGCGCTGGATAACGCCATCAACGAGGAGGCCGCGAAAATTAAGAAGATCAACTCCCCCGTCGCGGGACGCGCGGACATCCTGCTGGTCCCCCATATCGATGCCGGCAACATGATGGCCAAGGCGATCGTCTACTTCTCCAAGAACGAGACGGCGGGGATCATCGTCGGTGCGGCGGCGCCGATCATCCTGACGAGCCGCGCGGACTCCCCGCGCGCCAAGATGCTCTCCATCGCGGCGGCCGTCATGATGGCCCACCACGCCGGATAG